A single genomic interval of Lewinellaceae bacterium harbors:
- a CDS encoding glycosyltransferase, translated as MLYFFSSERPCFPFFYDSGAERDIYAIIEGLIEREVEVVQISVLPEGGLQEEVIGLCHDLGLTHREYAAGTTHSPLDIHLRQPWVLLQKERLSIIGLAIEDYYSVIEELLASLQPDLFVTYLKGSERLIQMAHAAGVPSVHRVFGVGAYNFPALSPSTRALAVSPVAAEACREHYGFLPDYIYSRVDFEQCRVQNWEPEYVTFLNPREKKGLYLFCEIVHVLPKIPFLVIEGWGGGYDDNEEEQRALAFLKSAPNVQLRPGTHDLRPVYAKTKILVVPSKWMETFGRVVLEAQLNGIPVVASDRGNLPATTGKGGYILPYGSPELWANTIRELYTNEALLLDMRAKARENSKRFNPSRLMQQYFDFFLQAAQQKRSCAESPPS; from the coding sequence ATGTTGTACTTCTTTAGTAGCGAACGCCCTTGTTTTCCCTTTTTTTATGACTCCGGAGCCGAGCGAGACATCTATGCCATCATCGAAGGGCTGATCGAGCGGGAGGTGGAAGTAGTTCAAATATCGGTCCTGCCGGAAGGCGGCCTCCAGGAGGAAGTGATTGGGCTGTGTCACGATTTGGGTTTAACCCACAGGGAATATGCGGCAGGCACCACGCACTCGCCTTTGGATATCCACCTGCGGCAACCCTGGGTATTGCTGCAAAAAGAGCGGCTCTCCATCATTGGCCTGGCCATAGAGGACTACTATTCGGTTATTGAAGAACTCCTGGCCTCACTACAACCAGATTTGTTTGTCACTTACCTGAAAGGCAGCGAGCGCCTGATACAAATGGCCCATGCGGCCGGCGTTCCATCGGTTCACCGGGTATTCGGCGTCGGTGCCTACAATTTTCCGGCGCTTTCCCCTTCCACGAGGGCGCTGGCCGTCTCGCCGGTTGCGGCGGAAGCCTGCCGGGAGCATTATGGATTTCTTCCGGATTACATTTACAGCCGGGTGGATTTTGAACAGTGCCGGGTTCAAAATTGGGAACCAGAGTACGTCACTTTCCTCAATCCAAGAGAAAAAAAAGGCCTGTATCTTTTCTGCGAAATTGTCCACGTACTGCCAAAGATCCCGTTTTTAGTTATTGAAGGCTGGGGCGGCGGTTACGATGACAATGAGGAAGAGCAGCGGGCACTGGCATTTTTGAAATCCGCTCCTAATGTTCAACTGAGGCCCGGCACCCATGATCTCCGGCCTGTATACGCAAAGACAAAGATACTTGTCGTGCCTTCTAAATGGATGGAAACATTTGGCCGGGTTGTCCTCGAAGCACAGCTCAACGGTATCCCCGTGGTGGCTAGCGACCGGGGTAATTTGCCGGCGACCACTGGGAAAGGCGGATACATCCTTCCTTACGGCAGCCCGGAATTATGGGCGAACACCATTCGGGAACTCTATACTAATGAAGCTTTGCTGCTCGATATGCGGGCTAAGGCAAGGGAAAACAGCAAGCGTTTTAATCCGTCCCGGCTGATGCAGCAATATTTTGATTTTTTTCTTCAGGCAGCCCAACAAAAACGATCATGTGCGGAATCACCGCCATCATAA
- a CDS encoding zinc-binding alcohol dehydrogenase, translated as MTSTNIVLTGKQQIELLTEPVGLLPEDGLLAKTRLSMLSTGTECICYRGELEEGSHWAGWVKYPFYPGYSNVGVVEQVGPAVEGFQVGDRIFCTSHHQQYHIVRPPARKIPDEVGDESAVWTKLATIAQTAVRRARLELGAKVAVIGLGPVGQLIVQYCRLMGAEEVLAIDLIESRLRAAAAHGATQIFVGGAAEALPFVRDHTNGRLADVVFEVTGHPAVFPLALKLTRNFGTMMLVGDCPQPGKQVLAVDIITRGVEVRGAHNEKLPPNEAEEWGKVRQTELFYKYISRGEMKVDDLITSRHSPCEAPEVYARLAQDRADSIGVAFDWSRLS; from the coding sequence ATGACATCAACCAATATCGTACTGACCGGCAAACAACAGATAGAACTCCTTACCGAACCAGTGGGCCTCCTGCCGGAAGACGGCCTGCTGGCCAAAACCCGGCTCAGCATGCTCAGCACCGGCACCGAATGCATCTGCTACCGCGGCGAGCTGGAGGAAGGCAGCCACTGGGCCGGCTGGGTCAAATATCCTTTTTACCCCGGTTACAGCAACGTAGGCGTAGTGGAACAGGTAGGGCCGGCAGTAGAAGGGTTTCAGGTGGGCGACCGGATCTTTTGCACCTCCCACCACCAGCAGTACCACATCGTCCGCCCGCCTGCCCGGAAGATTCCGGATGAGGTTGGCGACGAGTCGGCCGTGTGGACCAAACTGGCCACCATCGCCCAGACTGCCGTCCGCCGCGCCCGGCTGGAACTGGGCGCCAAGGTGGCGGTGATCGGCCTGGGGCCGGTCGGGCAGCTGATCGTGCAGTACTGCCGGCTGATGGGCGCCGAGGAGGTGTTGGCCATCGACCTGATCGAAAGCCGCCTGCGGGCAGCCGCAGCCCATGGCGCCACGCAGATTTTCGTCGGCGGTGCGGCGGAGGCCCTCCCCTTTGTGCGGGATCACACGAACGGCCGGCTGGCCGACGTCGTCTTTGAAGTGACCGGCCACCCCGCTGTTTTCCCGCTTGCGCTCAAACTGACGCGCAACTTCGGAACCATGATGCTGGTGGGCGATTGCCCCCAACCCGGTAAACAGGTGCTCGCCGTGGACATCATCACGCGAGGAGTAGAAGTGCGGGGCGCGCACAACGAAAAATTGCCACCGAACGAGGCGGAAGAATGGGGTAAAGTCCGGCAGACAGAATTATTCTACAAATACATTTCCCGGGGCGAAATGAAGGTAGATGACCTGATCACATCCCGCCATTCGCCCTGCGAAGCGCCGGAGGTATACGCCCGGCTGGCGCAGGACAGAGCTGATTCCATCGGCGTAGCCTTTGACTGGAGCCGGCTCTCGTAG
- a CDS encoding aldo/keto reductase — MKYLEVGHTNIPALGLGTCYIPNEATADIVGHALHLGYRHIDAAQWYNNEQEVGEGIRHSGVPRSELFLTTKVQRRNLGKQDFLPSVEESLRRLQTDHVDLLLIHWPHAELPMESYLEELMKALEQGKTRFVGVSNFNMAQLARAAELGVPIITNQVEFHPLLNQSILYRWMRQQQLALTAHCPLAQGKVVREPVLVAIGEKYGKSAAQVSLRWLLQQEGVMAIPKTANPARLRENLDVFDFGLSAEDMAAIAKLKQHDVRIVPAYHGAVWDDPSAVIWG, encoded by the coding sequence ATGAAGTATTTAGAAGTTGGCCATACAAACATCCCTGCCCTCGGCCTGGGCACCTGTTACATCCCCAACGAGGCGACGGCGGACATCGTCGGCCATGCGTTGCACCTGGGCTATCGCCACATCGACGCCGCCCAGTGGTACAACAACGAGCAGGAAGTTGGCGAGGGCATCCGGCATTCAGGCGTGCCCCGAAGCGAGCTATTCCTCACCACCAAGGTGCAGCGCCGGAACCTGGGCAAACAGGACTTCCTGCCCTCCGTAGAGGAAAGCCTGCGCCGCCTGCAGACCGATCACGTCGACCTGTTGCTCATCCACTGGCCGCACGCCGAGCTGCCCATGGAGAGCTACCTGGAAGAATTGATGAAGGCCCTGGAACAGGGCAAAACCCGCTTTGTAGGCGTGAGCAACTTCAACATGGCGCAGTTGGCCAGGGCGGCGGAACTGGGCGTGCCCATTATCACCAACCAGGTGGAATTCCATCCGTTGCTCAATCAATCGATCTTATATCGTTGGATGAGGCAGCAACAACTGGCGCTGACCGCCCACTGCCCGCTGGCGCAGGGGAAGGTAGTGCGGGAGCCTGTGCTGGTCGCCATAGGGGAAAAATACGGCAAGAGCGCCGCTCAGGTGAGCCTGCGGTGGCTGCTGCAGCAGGAAGGCGTCATGGCCATCCCCAAGACGGCCAACCCGGCCCGGCTGCGGGAAAACCTGGACGTCTTCGACTTCGGGCTATCTGCCGAAGATATGGCCGCTATCGCCAAGTTGAAGCAGCACGATGTGCGCATCGTTCCTGCCTATCACGGCGCGGTATGGGATGATCCGTCGGCGGTTATTTGGGGCTAA
- a CDS encoding Gfo/Idh/MocA family oxidoreductase — MKKINWGLIGPGKVTQAFVKDLQLLEHSRVSAVASRSAAKAEAFAEQYGIPNRYGSYAELFQDEEVDIAYIATPPNSHAELGIAAMNAGKHALIETPLAVNSAQAQELIAASRRNGVFLMEAFWVRFIPAIQECLDLAQNKAIGDITYINADLTTARSNLDADWRLDMELGGGALMTRASYPVALAYMILGKPEEIVAAARFHRTGADKQVSAILKYENGIANIMGGFVSNSDMVGRIYGTAGSIFLDPWWYETESFTIVENGESRAVKMPKQGKGFTHEIDECVRCIRAGKIQSDLWSHRHSLEWKGIVDEIRTQIGLKYPFE; from the coding sequence ATGAAAAAAATAAACTGGGGGCTGATCGGCCCCGGCAAGGTAACCCAAGCTTTCGTGAAGGACCTGCAACTGCTGGAGCACAGCCGGGTGAGCGCTGTCGCCTCCCGCAGCGCGGCGAAGGCTGAGGCCTTTGCTGAACAATACGGCATTCCCAACCGCTACGGCAGTTACGCCGAATTATTCCAGGATGAAGAGGTGGATATCGCCTACATCGCCACGCCGCCCAATTCCCATGCCGAGCTGGGCATCGCGGCCATGAACGCCGGCAAGCACGCGCTGATCGAAACGCCCCTGGCCGTCAACAGCGCTCAGGCACAGGAACTGATCGCTGCCTCCCGGCGAAACGGGGTATTCCTGATGGAAGCCTTTTGGGTGCGGTTTATCCCGGCTATTCAGGAATGCCTGGATCTGGCACAAAATAAAGCCATCGGAGACATCACCTACATCAACGCCGACCTGACCACCGCCCGCAGCAACCTCGACGCCGACTGGCGGCTGGACATGGAACTGGGCGGCGGCGCCCTGATGACCCGGGCGAGCTATCCCGTAGCATTGGCCTATATGATCCTGGGCAAGCCCGAGGAGATCGTGGCGGCGGCGCGGTTTCATCGTACCGGCGCCGATAAACAGGTGTCGGCCATTCTGAAATACGAGAACGGCATCGCCAATATCATGGGCGGCTTTGTCTCCAACTCGGATATGGTGGGCCGGATCTATGGCACGGCCGGCAGTATTTTCCTCGACCCCTGGTGGTACGAAACAGAAAGTTTCACCATTGTTGAGAACGGTGAGTCCAGAGCGGTGAAAATGCCCAAACAGGGCAAAGGTTTTACGCATGAGATCGACGAGTGTGTGCGGTGCATCCGGGCCGGTAAAATACAGAGCGATCTCTGGTCACACCGGCACAGCCTCGAATGGAAGGGCATCGTCGATGAGATCAGAACGCAGATCGGGCTGAAGTATCCATTTGAGTAG
- a CDS encoding sulfotransferase, with protein MQPVKIDFIGIGAQKAGTTWLFYQLKQLPDFSFPVLKELHYFSRSPEYASSNFLAEPLLANRLMDEEWARLALEKVRSKKDDPRKAQWYAKWFFSDYTDEWYLSLFDASAPFKGEISPSYALLKPKDIAEMHRLAPEAKILFLLRNPVDRAWSQYRFYKGWRQKDFDFSQAKAEDIIRFLDSDTQELRSDYLSTLRNYEQVYPKDQILVGFYDAIAEQPVQLMEEVVGFIGGDAGQIEKYCQPEKKFTVSPAVPMPQEVRAYLKEKYRSQIEELAHRYGGYCRRWCEELYEEKGADSKLQVLATVKTH; from the coding sequence ATGCAACCAGTAAAGATAGATTTCATCGGGATAGGCGCCCAGAAAGCAGGTACGACCTGGCTCTTTTACCAGTTGAAACAACTGCCGGATTTTTCCTTTCCTGTATTAAAGGAACTGCACTATTTCAGCCGTAGCCCGGAGTATGCTTCCTCCAATTTTCTGGCCGAACCCCTGCTCGCCAACCGCCTGATGGATGAGGAGTGGGCCAGGCTGGCCCTGGAAAAGGTCAGATCCAAAAAAGACGACCCCCGCAAAGCGCAATGGTACGCCAAGTGGTTTTTCTCCGACTATACCGACGAGTGGTACCTCTCTCTGTTTGACGCCTCGGCCCCTTTCAAAGGGGAAATCTCTCCCAGCTATGCCTTGCTGAAGCCAAAGGACATTGCCGAAATGCACCGCCTGGCGCCGGAGGCCAAGATCCTGTTCCTGTTGAGGAACCCCGTTGACAGGGCCTGGTCCCAGTACCGGTTTTACAAGGGGTGGCGCCAGAAGGATTTTGATTTCAGCCAGGCTAAGGCAGAGGACATCATCCGCTTCCTGGATTCCGATACCCAGGAGCTTCGCTCCGATTACCTGAGCACCCTCCGCAATTATGAGCAGGTGTACCCCAAAGATCAGATACTGGTGGGCTTCTACGACGCCATCGCCGAACAGCCCGTCCAGCTGATGGAGGAAGTCGTCGGCTTCATCGGAGGGGATGCCGGCCAGATCGAAAAGTACTGCCAGCCCGAAAAGAAGTTCACTGTTTCGCCCGCTGTTCCCATGCCACAAGAGGTGCGCGCCTATCTAAAAGAAAAATACCGCAGCCAGATAGAAGAACTGGCCCACCGGTACGGCGGCTATTGCCGGCGGTGGTGCGAAGAGCTGTACGAAGAGAAAGGCGCCGATAGTAAGCTTCAGGTATTGGCTACTGTAAAAACACATTAG
- a CDS encoding sulfotransferase, whose translation MSSKTFGKPQPVILLAYQRSGTTVLQRTMGASPLVHNFGEVFLGPKPAHIVKEYYDDWNLYAETNFFNFKEKAVAENPALLLPSPENQETLFNLFFDRLAEHTSKKYFIVDIKYHSWHHLNIFFQEIFHPPFLLRMLLEQEVKFIHLIRENVFEQYVSWIYSKATRKWHYKRKETLRKQKIRIDVRDCEARMQLSLDSTRMFERWLSGTSCLNLYYEELFEDGRFSPEVLSKIEGHIGEKLDLPDAPVLKKVISDVGEVVENLEEVLDHFRGTPYEKYTYSLCNQ comes from the coding sequence ATGAGCAGCAAAACATTCGGCAAACCTCAGCCCGTCATCCTGCTGGCCTACCAGCGCAGCGGGACCACCGTTTTGCAACGCACGATGGGGGCTTCGCCTCTCGTGCACAATTTCGGAGAAGTGTTTCTGGGGCCCAAGCCGGCCCATATAGTGAAAGAATACTATGACGATTGGAACCTTTATGCAGAAACCAATTTCTTCAACTTCAAAGAAAAAGCGGTTGCCGAAAACCCGGCCCTGCTGTTGCCGAGCCCGGAGAACCAGGAAACACTTTTTAACCTCTTTTTCGACAGGCTGGCTGAGCATACGTCCAAGAAGTATTTTATCGTAGACATCAAATACCACTCCTGGCACCATCTGAATATTTTCTTTCAGGAAATATTCCATCCGCCTTTTTTGCTGAGGATGCTACTGGAGCAGGAGGTTAAATTCATACATCTGATCCGGGAAAATGTCTTTGAGCAGTACGTTTCCTGGATTTATTCCAAAGCGACCAGAAAGTGGCATTACAAACGAAAAGAAACCCTGAGAAAGCAGAAAATAAGGATTGACGTCAGGGATTGCGAAGCGCGAATGCAGTTGTCGCTGGATTCCACCCGCATGTTTGAGCGGTGGCTGTCCGGCACCTCTTGCCTTAACCTTTACTATGAGGAGCTGTTCGAGGACGGGCGATTCTCGCCGGAAGTACTGTCGAAGATCGAGGGCCACATCGGCGAAAAGCTGGACTTGCCAGATGCGCCCGTGCTGAAGAAAGTGATCTCTGACGTAGGAGAGGTCGTGGAAAACCTGGAGGAGGTGCTGGATCATTTCAGAGGCACTCCTTATGAAAAATACACCTATTCATTATGCAACCAGTAA
- the glmS gene encoding glutamine--fructose-6-phosphate transaminase (isomerizing) — MCGIVAYIGDKQAFPILIKGLKKLEYRGYDSAGVALLNGDLNVYKKKGKVGGLESFIRGKQAGGNIGIGHTRWATHGVPNDVNSHPHLSTSGRLSLVHNGIIENYASLKVELIQAGHQFKSETDTEVLANLIEEAQKANGVALEEAVRLALAKVEGAYAIVVIDKEEPDKLVAARKSSPLVVGIGNNEFYLASDGAPIVEYTRKVIYLKDEEIATLNRAGTLTIKSFSNELQSPDIQELDIEVEMLEKGGYDSFMLKEIFEQPQTIAACLSGRLDAGNAQIQLHSLEPIHQRLYNASRFVIVGCATSWHSGLVGKHLFESLAKIPVEVDYASEYRYRDTVLSDKDLVIAISQSGETADTLAVLPLAKEKGAATFGIVNTVGSSIARMTDGVGYIHAGPEIGVASTKAFTGQVALLAMMALKIATEKKNISERLCRQLIKELSGIPQKVSEILKLDAQIKYIAGEIKEATSAIYLGRGYNFPAALEGALKLKEVSYIHAEGYPAAEMKHGPIALIDENMPVIVVATNRSAYEKIVSNIQEVKARKGIVIAIVVKGDQEIREMADYTIEIPETAEQLTPLLSIVPLQLLAYHVATMRGCDVDQPRNLAKSVTVE; from the coding sequence ATGTGCGGAATTGTCGCTTATATCGGGGATAAACAAGCCTTTCCAATTTTAATAAAAGGTTTGAAAAAGCTGGAATACCGGGGATATGACAGCGCGGGCGTCGCCTTGCTCAATGGCGATTTGAACGTCTATAAAAAGAAAGGCAAAGTGGGCGGCCTGGAGTCTTTCATCCGAGGCAAGCAGGCAGGAGGCAACATCGGTATCGGGCACACCCGCTGGGCAACCCATGGCGTGCCGAATGACGTCAATTCCCATCCGCACCTTTCTACCAGTGGAAGGTTGAGCCTGGTGCACAACGGCATAATAGAAAATTATGCCTCGCTAAAGGTGGAGCTGATTCAAGCGGGCCATCAATTCAAATCGGAAACCGATACGGAAGTATTGGCCAACCTGATCGAAGAGGCCCAAAAGGCAAATGGCGTAGCGCTGGAAGAGGCGGTAAGGCTGGCCCTGGCCAAAGTGGAGGGGGCCTACGCTATTGTGGTTATAGACAAAGAGGAACCCGATAAATTGGTGGCCGCCCGAAAATCCAGCCCTTTAGTGGTAGGCATCGGGAATAATGAATTTTACTTAGCCTCCGACGGAGCGCCGATCGTAGAATACACCCGGAAGGTCATTTACTTAAAGGATGAGGAAATAGCTACCCTGAACAGGGCCGGCACTTTGACGATAAAGTCATTTTCCAATGAATTGCAGTCGCCAGATATCCAGGAATTGGACATCGAAGTAGAAATGTTGGAAAAAGGAGGATATGACTCCTTTATGCTGAAGGAGATTTTTGAGCAACCTCAAACGATAGCCGCCTGCCTGAGCGGCCGCTTAGATGCTGGGAATGCCCAAATTCAGCTACACAGCCTTGAGCCCATTCACCAACGGCTATACAACGCCTCGCGATTCGTCATCGTTGGTTGCGCAACTTCCTGGCACTCGGGGCTGGTCGGAAAACATCTGTTTGAAAGCCTGGCCAAGATTCCGGTAGAGGTAGATTATGCCTCAGAATATCGGTATCGGGACACAGTGCTCTCAGACAAAGACCTGGTGATTGCGATCTCTCAGTCGGGGGAAACCGCTGATACGCTGGCTGTCCTGCCATTGGCTAAGGAAAAAGGGGCGGCCACGTTCGGTATCGTCAATACCGTCGGCTCTTCTATAGCCCGCATGACGGATGGAGTGGGTTACATCCATGCCGGGCCAGAGATCGGAGTGGCCTCTACCAAAGCCTTTACCGGGCAGGTAGCATTACTGGCGATGATGGCTTTGAAGATCGCCACAGAGAAAAAAAACATCTCTGAGAGGCTTTGCCGGCAATTGATTAAAGAGTTGTCCGGTATACCCCAAAAGGTATCGGAAATCTTAAAACTGGACGCTCAGATCAAATACATTGCAGGGGAGATCAAAGAAGCTACGAGCGCCATCTATCTGGGCAGAGGCTATAATTTCCCAGCCGCCCTGGAAGGCGCATTGAAGTTAAAAGAAGTCTCTTACATTCACGCCGAAGGATATCCGGCGGCAGAAATGAAACACGGGCCGATTGCCTTGATCGATGAAAACATGCCGGTCATTGTCGTAGCGACCAATCGCTCGGCCTATGAAAAAATTGTCAGCAATATTCAGGAAGTCAAGGCCAGAAAAGGAATAGTTATTGCCATCGTAGTAAAAGGCGACCAGGAAATCCGGGAGATGGCAGACTACACGATTGAAATACCAGAGACAGCGGAACAACTAACCCCCCTATTGTCTATCGTCCCGCTGCAATTACTGGCGTATCACGTCGCCACGATGCGTGGGTGCGATGTCGACCAACCCCGAAATTTAGCAAAGTCTGTAACCGTCGAATAA
- a CDS encoding SDR family oxidoreductase — translation MKNKIALITGGGSGIGRACALALLSAGWHVVLAGRRKKPLEETAQLAGSRSAYAVPVPADVGDRKAVDALFEEIKKRFGRLDLLFNNVGQALPSMPIEDVAYEQWVENVHTNVTGTFLCSQAAFRLMKSQSPMGGRIINNGAPSAHIPRPDGAAFTVTKHAITGFTKALSLEGRKYNIACGQIDIGNVEPPGEASQHAAKQANGTRLVEDTMEIKAVTDTFLLMAGLPSDTNILSVMVMPTKMPYVGRG, via the coding sequence ATGAAAAATAAAATCGCATTAATTACGGGTGGAGGTAGCGGGATCGGGCGGGCCTGCGCCCTGGCCTTGCTGAGTGCAGGCTGGCACGTTGTTTTAGCCGGCCGCCGCAAAAAGCCTCTGGAAGAGACTGCCCAACTGGCAGGCAGCCGGTCGGCTTATGCCGTGCCTGTCCCGGCTGATGTGGGAGACCGCAAGGCGGTTGATGCTTTGTTCGAAGAAATTAAAAAGCGTTTTGGCCGCCTCGACCTTTTGTTCAATAATGTGGGCCAGGCTTTGCCCAGCATGCCTATTGAAGACGTAGCCTATGAGCAATGGGTGGAGAATGTGCACACCAACGTAACGGGCACGTTCCTCTGCTCCCAGGCTGCTTTTCGCCTGATGAAGAGCCAATCGCCCATGGGCGGGCGCATCATCAACAACGGAGCTCCTTCTGCTCACATCCCCCGCCCGGACGGCGCTGCATTTACCGTGACCAAACACGCTATAACGGGGTTCACTAAGGCTCTTTCCCTGGAAGGCCGGAAATACAATATTGCCTGCGGGCAAATTGATATAGGCAACGTTGAACCTCCCGGCGAGGCGTCGCAACACGCGGCCAAGCAAGCCAATGGCACGCGTTTGGTGGAAGACACCATGGAAATTAAAGCGGTTACGGATACTTTTTTGCTGATGGCTGGCCTGCCATCCGACACCAATATATTGTCCGTCATGGTGATGCCTACAAAAATGCCTTATGTGGGGCGGGGGTAG
- a CDS encoding phytanoyl-CoA dioxygenase family protein: MMVSQTTITLNQPAEAVRADFQEKGYHLVKGALSRGRILEIREFLLEEFNRKFPGEDLNEANVIFNYTGLYPQLIDVIANERIVAALKIILGEDYVLMPPASCIRNSFWDLHTDVTTMASQGFPIGERPDFTGVAIGTYLQDSSEQGGGMFVVPGTHKLKKDPLVRQKQLLKGIGVPFLPRMLRKLSGNRFPRYEDFSAFERGGIDLQHEMGDTLILDMRLLHRGSKPQPGVARTDTKLGIFNLAAARGDGKLITYWLDYLYSPNYHASDVLQEGRNAAPLKKAAKEAGFTAL, from the coding sequence ATGATGGTTAGTCAAACTACAATCACCCTGAATCAGCCAGCAGAAGCCGTGCGTGCCGATTTTCAGGAAAAAGGGTATCACCTCGTAAAAGGCGCGCTGAGCCGGGGACGCATTCTTGAAATACGAGAATTTTTGCTGGAAGAATTCAACCGAAAATTTCCCGGGGAAGACCTCAACGAGGCCAATGTCATTTTTAACTACACAGGCTTATACCCCCAATTAATAGACGTCATTGCCAACGAGCGCATCGTGGCGGCACTGAAGATCATCCTGGGCGAAGATTACGTGCTGATGCCCCCGGCCTCCTGTATCCGAAACAGCTTCTGGGATCTCCACACCGATGTCACTACCATGGCCAGCCAGGGGTTTCCGATTGGCGAACGGCCGGATTTCACGGGAGTGGCCATCGGCACCTATCTCCAGGATAGCAGCGAACAGGGCGGCGGCATGTTTGTCGTTCCGGGAACGCACAAATTGAAAAAAGACCCCCTCGTCCGCCAAAAGCAGTTGCTGAAAGGCATTGGTGTTCCGTTCCTTCCCCGAATGTTGCGAAAGTTAAGCGGCAACCGCTTTCCCCGCTATGAGGATTTTTCCGCTTTTGAAAGAGGCGGGATCGACCTGCAACACGAAATGGGCGATACGCTCATTTTGGATATGCGCCTGTTGCACCGGGGTTCCAAGCCCCAACCGGGCGTGGCCAGAACCGATACCAAATTGGGCATTTTCAACCTGGCTGCCGCCCGGGGAGATGGCAAATTGATAACGTATTGGCTGGATTACCTTTATTCGCCCAACTACCATGCCTCCGATGTACTGCAGGAAGGGAGAAACGCGGCACCTTTGAAGAAAGCCGCAAAAGAGGCTGGCTTTACAGCGCTTTAA
- a CDS encoding aminotransferase class III-fold pyridoxal phosphate-dependent enzyme, producing MQPDLAYTTRTDNPSDEELLALEAEYCSHGDTVHYNDPPKIFTRCEGSFMYDAEGQAFLDLQMWYSAVNFGYANPRLNQALKKQIDTLPQIASEYLHKEKVLLATAIAQNIERTFGMKGRCHFNVGGAQAIEDSLKVVRNASNGKSLMFAFEGGYHGRTLGASSMTSSYRYRRRFGHFGDRAQFIPFPYCYRCPYGKKREDCGLYCVDQFARLFDSEYQAVWDSKAGEAEYAAFYVEPIQGTGGYVIPPEGYFEKLKGILEARKILLVSDEIQMGLYRAGKFWSIENFNVKPDIIVFGKALTNGLNPLCGLWAREELINPDVFPAGSTHSTYASNPLGTAVALETINMLEQGDYENMTREKGAYFLEGLKMLKRKHNVIGDVDGLGMALRIEICSAHDGYTPDRVLTSKINEMALSATLEANGRRYGLVLDIGGYYKNVLTMAPSLEMAYEEIDLAIELLDQVFIRCTRV from the coding sequence ATGCAACCTGATCTGGCCTACACCACACGGACGGACAACCCATCCGATGAAGAACTGCTCGCCCTGGAGGCGGAGTACTGCTCTCACGGCGATACGGTCCACTATAATGACCCGCCTAAGATTTTTACCCGCTGCGAAGGCAGTTTCATGTACGATGCCGAGGGCCAGGCCTTTCTGGACCTGCAAATGTGGTACTCTGCCGTCAATTTTGGCTATGCCAACCCCCGGCTCAATCAGGCGCTCAAAAAGCAAATAGACACCCTGCCGCAGATAGCCAGCGAATACCTGCACAAGGAAAAAGTGCTGCTGGCAACCGCTATCGCCCAAAATATCGAACGGACATTCGGCATGAAAGGGCGCTGCCACTTCAATGTTGGCGGGGCGCAGGCCATAGAAGATTCCCTCAAAGTGGTGCGCAACGCCTCCAATGGCAAAAGCCTGATGTTTGCCTTCGAAGGCGGCTACCACGGCCGTACGCTCGGAGCTTCCTCCATGACCTCCAGCTACCGGTACCGCCGGCGGTTCGGCCATTTCGGCGACCGGGCGCAGTTCATCCCCTTTCCTTACTGCTACCGTTGCCCCTACGGCAAAAAGCGGGAGGATTGCGGCCTGTACTGCGTCGATCAGTTCGCCCGCCTGTTCGACTCCGAATACCAGGCGGTCTGGGATTCCAAGGCAGGCGAAGCAGAATACGCTGCATTCTATGTCGAACCCATACAAGGCACCGGCGGCTACGTCATTCCTCCGGAGGGCTATTTTGAAAAACTCAAAGGCATTTTGGAAGCCCGCAAGATCTTGCTGGTATCCGATGAGATTCAGATGGGCCTGTACCGGGCCGGAAAGTTTTGGTCGATCGAAAACTTCAACGTCAAGCCGGATATCATCGTATTCGGGAAAGCCCTCACCAACGGCCTGAATCCGCTTTGCGGACTGTGGGCCAGAGAGGAACTCATCAACCCGGATGTATTCCCGGCGGGTTCCACGCACTCCACCTACGCTTCCAACCCACTCGGCACGGCGGTGGCCCTGGAAACGATCAACATGCTGGAACAAGGCGATTACGAAAACATGACCCGGGAGAAGGGCGCCTATTTCCTGGAAGGGTTGAAAATGCTGAAGCGGAAGCACAACGTGATCGGCGATGTGGACGGCCTGGGCATGGCCCTGCGTATCGAAATCTGCTCCGCCCACGATGGGTATACGCCCGACCGGGTACTGACCAGCAAGATCAATGAGATGGCCCTCAGCGCCACTCTCGAGGCTAACGGCCGCCGCTATGGCCTGGTGCTGGATATTGGCGGGTATTACAAAAACGTACTCACCATGGCCCCCTCTCTGGAAATGGCCTATGAGGAAATCGACCTGGCCATTGAGCTGCTCGACCAGGTGTTTATTCGTTGCACCAGAGTATAA